A region of the Myxococcus stipitatus DSM 14675 genome:
CGATGGACCGACGCCCACTCGGAGACGAAGTCCTGACGCGTCTTCACGTGCTGGGGGGAGAGGGGCCAGGCTTCCACGGGGTGCGTCAGGGACTCCTTCAGGGACTCGGCGCGCGCTTGCAGCTCGTTGGCGGAGCGGGCGAGGTGCTCGGCTTGGAGAGGGCACGGTGGGTGCGCCTCCGGGTCTGGTGACGAATGAGCCTCACTGGCGCGTGACAGGAGCTCGCCCAGGGTCTCGACCGTCTCCGCCGAGAACGCGACACGGGCATCGGTATTGGGGTCGGTGCAGAGCTCGGAGACGAGCTCGTGAAGCCTCGCGAGCCCCGCCCAGCTGAGCCACATCCCGTGCTCCAGGGCGGGCCCTTCGAGGTGAACGACCCACTTCGGATGGATGTCCTCGGAATTCATACCCCCGGTAGTCTATCCGTGCGCCCGAGCGGGGAGCCCCGTGGACTTTTCGAGGCGCCGTGTCGATCTGTGTCCTTCAGGTTCGTCGCAGCCCGGGAGGTGCTTCTCGTGCCTCCTCGTTCAACCCATTCCCCGGAGCTTCACATGTCCTACATCGATGGTTTCGTTGCAGCCGTGCCGAACGCGAACAAGGAGAAGTTCATCGAGCATGCGCGCAAGGGGGACTCGGTCTTCATCGAACACGGCGCCCTCCGGGTCATCGAGTGCTGGGGGGACGACGTGCCGAACGGCAAGGTCACCGACTTCCGCCGGGCCGTCCAGGCGAAGGACGATGAGACGGTGGTGTTCTCGTGGGTGGAGTGGCCCGACAAGGCCGCCCGCGATGCCGGCATGGAGAAGGTGATGAACGACCCCCGCCTCAGCCCGGAGAACACCCCCATGCCGTATGACGGCCAGCGGCTCATCTACGGCGGCTTCGTGCCCGTGGTGGAGTTCAGCAAGAACAAGTAGCGGCAGTCCCGCTGCGAGCTCAGCTCATCTTCTCGAGGAGGGCTCGCAGCTCCGCCTGCTGGGCGGCGCTCAGCCTTCCGAGCTTGAGGGCAAAGGCCTCCGAGAGGAGGGCGTTGCCCTGCTGCATCACCCTGCGGCCGGCCGAGGTCAGCTCCAGCCGGTGCCGCCGCAGGTCCGCGGTATCAATTTCACGGCGCAGGAAGCCCGCGGCCTCGAGCCGCTTCACGTACAGCGT
Encoded here:
- a CDS encoding DUF1428 domain-containing protein; its protein translation is MSYIDGFVAAVPNANKEKFIEHARKGDSVFIEHGALRVIECWGDDVPNGKVTDFRRAVQAKDDETVVFSWVEWPDKAARDAGMEKVMNDPRLSPENTPMPYDGQRLIYGGFVPVVEFSKNK
- a CDS encoding MarR family winged helix-turn-helix transcriptional regulator gives rise to the protein MAKIDPAKIWSLNHRLLMSVIASVAADITALGVETKELFVLSEVDDHPYPAELAASLCIPKPSVTLYVKRLEAAGFLRREIDTADLRRHRLELTSAGRRVMQQGNALLSEAFALKLGRLSAAQQAELRALLEKMS